The following proteins are co-located in the Streptomyces sp. NBC_01198 genome:
- the tuf gene encoding elongation factor Tu — MAKAKFERTKPHVNIGTIGHIDHGKTTLTAAITKVLHDAYPDLNEASAFDQIDKAPEERQRGITISIAHVEYQTESRHYAHVDCPGHADYIKNMITGAAQMDGAILVVAATDGPMPQTKEHVLLARQVGVPYIVVALNKADMVDDEEILELVELEVRELLSEYEFPGDDLPVVRVSALKALEGDKEWGEKLLGLMSAVDEAIPTPARDVEKPFLMPIEDVFTITGRGTVVTGRIERGILKVNETVDIIGIKTEKTTTTVTGIEMFRKLLDEGQAGENVGLLLRGIKREDVERGQVIIKPGSVTPHTDFEAQAYILSKDEGGRHTPFFNNYRPQFYFRTTDVTGVVTLPEGTEMVMPGDNTAMTVALIQPIAMEEGLKFAIREGGRTVGAGQVTKINK; from the coding sequence GTGGCGAAGGCGAAGTTCGAGCGGACTAAGCCGCACGTCAACATCGGCACCATCGGTCACATCGACCACGGTAAGACGACCCTTACCGCGGCGATCACCAAGGTGCTGCACGACGCGTACCCGGACCTGAACGAGGCCTCGGCCTTCGACCAGATCGACAAGGCTCCCGAAGAGCGCCAGCGCGGTATCACCATCTCCATCGCGCACGTCGAGTACCAGACCGAGTCGCGTCACTACGCCCACGTCGACTGCCCCGGTCACGCGGACTACATCAAGAACATGATCACCGGTGCCGCCCAGATGGACGGCGCGATCCTGGTGGTCGCCGCGACCGACGGCCCGATGCCGCAGACCAAGGAGCACGTGCTCCTGGCCCGCCAGGTCGGTGTCCCGTACATCGTCGTCGCCCTGAACAAGGCCGACATGGTGGACGACGAGGAGATCCTCGAGCTGGTCGAGCTCGAGGTCCGCGAGCTGCTCTCGGAGTACGAGTTCCCGGGTGACGACCTTCCGGTCGTCCGGGTCTCGGCGCTCAAGGCGCTCGAGGGCGACAAGGAGTGGGGCGAGAAGCTGCTCGGCCTCATGTCGGCCGTCGACGAGGCGATCCCGACCCCCGCGCGTGACGTCGAGAAGCCGTTCCTGATGCCCATCGAGGACGTCTTCACGATCACCGGTCGTGGCACCGTCGTCACCGGCCGTATCGAGCGCGGTATCCTCAAGGTCAACGAGACCGTCGACATCATCGGCATCAAGACCGAGAAGACCACCACCACGGTCACCGGTATCGAGATGTTCCGCAAGCTGCTCGACGAGGGCCAGGCCGGCGAGAACGTCGGTCTGCTCCTCCGTGGCATCAAGCGCGAGGATGTCGAGCGCGGCCAGGTCATCATCAAGCCGGGTTCGGTCACGCCGCACACCGACTTCGAGGCCCAGGCCTACATCCTGTCGAAGGACGAGGGTGGTCGTCACACCCCCTTCTTCAACAACTACCGTCCGCAGTTCTACTTCCGGACCACCGACGTGACCGGCGTCGTGACCCTCCCCGAGGGCACCGAGATGGTCATGCCGGGCGACAACACCGCCATGACGGTCGCGCTGATCCAGCCGATCGCCATGGAGGAGGGCCTGAAGTTCGCCATCCGCGAGGGTGGCCGGACGGTCGGCGCCGGCCAGGTTACGAAGATCAACAAGTAA
- the fusA gene encoding elongation factor G translates to MATTSLDLARVRNIGIMAHIDAGKTTTTERILFYTGVSYKIGEVHDGAATMDWMEQEQERGITITSAATTCHWPLDDVDHTINIIDTPGHVDFTVEVERSLRVLDGAVTVFDGVAGVEPQSETVWRQADRYGVPRICFVNKLDRTGAEFHRCVDMIVDRLGAVPLVMQLPIGAEADFKGVVDLVQMKALVWSLEATKGEMYDVVDIPATHTEAADEWRGKLLEAVAENDDEMMELYLEGQEPSQEQLIAAIRRITLASKGTKDSVTVTPVFCGTAFKNKGVQPLLDAVVRYLPSPLDVEAIEGHAVGNPEEIIKRRPSDDEPFSGLAFKIMSDPHLGKLTFVRVYSGRLEAGSAVLNSVKGKKERIGKIYRMHANKREEIDSVGAGDIIAVMGLKQTTTGETLCDDKNPVILESMDFPAPVIQVAIEPKSKGDQEKLGVAIQRLSEEDPSFQVHSDEETGQTIIGGMGELHLEVLVDRMRREFRVEANVGKPQVAYRETIRKTVERIDYTHKKQTGGTGQFAKVQIMMEPLEGGDATYEFVNKVTGGRIPREYIPSVDAGAQEAMKFGILAGYEMVGVRITLLDGGYHEVDSSELAFKIAGSQAFKEGARKASPVLLEPMMAVEVTTPEDYMGDVIGDLNSRRGQIQAMEERSGARVVKGLVPLSEMFGYVGDLRSKTSGRASYSMQFDSYAEVPRNVAEEIIAKAKGE, encoded by the coding sequence ATGGCCACCACTTCGCTTGACCTGGCCAGGGTCCGCAACATCGGGATCATGGCCCACATCGACGCGGGCAAGACGACGACCACCGAGCGGATCCTGTTCTACACCGGTGTCTCCTACAAGATCGGCGAAGTCCACGACGGCGCCGCCACCATGGACTGGATGGAGCAGGAGCAGGAGCGCGGTATCACCATCACGTCCGCCGCGACGACCTGTCACTGGCCGCTCGACGATGTCGACCACACCATCAACATCATCGACACCCCGGGCCACGTGGACTTCACCGTCGAGGTGGAGCGTTCGCTCCGCGTGCTCGACGGTGCCGTCACCGTGTTCGACGGTGTCGCCGGTGTGGAGCCCCAGTCCGAGACGGTGTGGCGGCAGGCCGACCGCTACGGCGTGCCCCGTATCTGCTTCGTGAACAAGCTGGACCGTACCGGCGCGGAGTTCCACCGCTGCGTCGACATGATCGTGGACCGCCTCGGTGCGGTGCCGCTGGTCATGCAGCTGCCGATCGGTGCCGAGGCCGACTTCAAGGGAGTCGTCGACCTCGTCCAGATGAAGGCGCTGGTCTGGTCCCTCGAAGCGACCAAGGGCGAGATGTACGACGTCGTCGACATCCCGGCCACGCACACCGAGGCGGCCGACGAGTGGCGCGGCAAGCTGCTCGAAGCCGTCGCGGAGAACGACGACGAGATGATGGAGCTGTACCTGGAGGGCCAGGAGCCCAGCCAGGAGCAGCTGATCGCGGCCATCCGCCGCATCACCCTGGCGTCCAAGGGCACCAAGGACTCCGTCACCGTGACCCCGGTGTTCTGCGGCACCGCGTTCAAGAACAAGGGCGTCCAGCCCCTGCTCGACGCGGTGGTGCGCTACCTCCCCTCGCCGCTGGACGTCGAGGCCATCGAAGGCCACGCCGTCGGCAACCCCGAGGAGATCATCAAGCGCCGCCCGTCGGACGACGAGCCGTTCTCCGGCCTGGCGTTCAAGATCATGAGCGACCCGCACCTGGGCAAGCTCACCTTCGTCCGGGTCTACTCGGGCCGCCTGGAGGCCGGTTCAGCGGTGCTGAACTCGGTGAAGGGCAAGAAGGAGCGCATCGGCAAGATCTACCGCATGCACGCGAACAAGCGTGAGGAGATCGACTCGGTGGGCGCCGGCGACATCATCGCCGTCATGGGCCTGAAGCAGACCACCACCGGTGAGACGCTGTGCGACGACAAGAACCCGGTGATCCTGGAGTCCATGGACTTCCCGGCGCCGGTGATCCAGGTCGCCATCGAGCCCAAGTCCAAGGGTGACCAGGAGAAGCTGGGTGTCGCCATCCAGCGTCTCTCGGAGGAGGACCCCTCCTTCCAGGTCCACTCGGACGAGGAGACCGGCCAGACCATCATCGGCGGCATGGGCGAACTGCACCTTGAGGTGCTGGTCGACCGGATGCGCCGGGAGTTCCGGGTCGAGGCCAACGTCGGCAAGCCGCAGGTCGCGTACCGCGAGACCATCCGCAAGACGGTCGAGCGCATCGACTACACCCACAAGAAGCAGACCGGTGGTACCGGTCAGTTCGCCAAGGTGCAGATCATGATGGAGCCGCTGGAAGGCGGCGACGCGACCTACGAGTTCGTCAACAAGGTCACCGGTGGCCGCATCCCCCGTGAGTACATCCCCTCGGTGGACGCGGGTGCGCAGGAAGCCATGAAGTTCGGCATCCTGGCCGGCTACGAGATGGTGGGTGTCCGCATCACCCTTCTCGACGGCGGCTACCACGAGGTCGACTCCTCCGAGCTGGCGTTCAAGATCGCCGGTTCGCAGGCGTTCAAGGAAGGTGCCCGCAAGGCGAGCCCCGTGCTCCTCGAACCGATGATGGCCGTCGAGGTCACCACGCCCGAGGACTACATGGGTGACGTCATCGGCGACCTCAACTCCCGCCGTGGCCAGATCCAGGCCATGGAGGAGCGCAGCGGTGCCCGGGTCGTCAAGGGCCTGGTTCCGCTGTCGGAGATGTTCGGCTACGTCGGTGACCTGCGGTCCAAGACCTCGGGCCGGGCCAGCTACTCCATGCAGTTCGACTCCTACGCCGAGGTTCCGCGGAACGTCGCCGAGGAGATCATCGCGAAGGCCAAGGGCGAATAA
- the rpsG gene encoding 30S ribosomal protein S7 yields the protein MPRKGPAPKRPVIIDPVYGSPLVTSLVNKILLHGKRSTAERIVYGALEGVREKAGADPVITLKRALENIKPTLEVKSRRVGGATYQVPVEVRPGRQNTLALRWMVGYSRARREKTMTERLMNEILDASNGLGASVKRREDTHKMAESNKAFAHYRW from the coding sequence ATGCCTCGTAAGGGCCCCGCCCCGAAGCGCCCGGTCATCATCGACCCGGTTTACGGCTCCCCGCTGGTGACGTCGCTGGTCAACAAGATCCTCCTGCACGGGAAGCGCTCCACTGCCGAGCGCATCGTGTACGGCGCTCTGGAGGGCGTGCGCGAGAAGGCCGGCGCCGACCCGGTCATCACGCTCAAGCGCGCTCTGGAGAACATCAAGCCGACCCTTGAGGTCAAGTCCCGCCGCGTCGGCGGCGCGACCTACCAGGTGCCGGTCGAGGTCCGTCCGGGCCGCCAGAACACCCTGGCGCTGCGCTGGATGGTCGGGTACTCCCGCGCCCGTCGCGAGAAGACCATGACCGAGCGGCTGATGAACGAGATCCTCGACGCCAGCAATGGCCTCGGCGCCTCCGTGAAGCGCCGCGAGGACACGCACAAGATGGCCGAGTCCAACAAGGCCTTCGCGCACTACCGCTGGTAG
- the rpsL gene encoding 30S ribosomal protein S12 yields the protein MPTIQQLVRKGRQDKVEKNKTPALKGSPQRRGVCTRVYTTTPKKPNSALRKVARVRLTSGIEVTAYIPGEGHNLQEHSIVLVRGGRVKDLPGVRYKIIRGSLDTQGVKNRKQARSRYGAKKEK from the coding sequence GTGCCTACGATCCAGCAGCTGGTCCGGAAGGGCCGGCAGGACAAGGTCGAGAAGAACAAGACGCCCGCGCTGAAGGGTTCCCCGCAGCGACGTGGCGTTTGCACGCGTGTGTACACGACCACCCCGAAGAAGCCGAACTCGGCCCTGCGCAAGGTCGCCCGTGTGCGCCTTACCAGTGGCATCGAGGTCACCGCTTACATCCCGGGCGAGGGCCACAACCTGCAGGAGCACTCGATCGTGCTCGTGCGTGGCGGTCGTGTGAAGGACCTGCCGGGTGTCCGCTACAAGATCATCCGTGGCTCTCTCGACACGCAGGGCGTCAAGAACCGTAAGCAGGCGCGCAGCCGCTACGGCGCCAAGAAGGAGAAGTAA
- a CDS encoding DUF1707 and DUF4190 domain-containing protein, producing the protein MLAGDADRERAVSVLKDAFTEGRLTQPEYEDRIGRAYQARTYGELDQVTVDIPARVMPPGMVAGAPPYGLLPPQVQGTSGQAIASLVCGICAPITGGLSSLPAVVLGHMARSSIRRTGQQGDGLAIAGLILGYLTIAGFVGLFVVYGLLVTGP; encoded by the coding sequence ATGCTTGCCGGGGATGCGGATCGGGAGAGAGCGGTGAGCGTCCTCAAGGACGCCTTCACCGAGGGGCGGCTCACGCAGCCCGAGTACGAGGACCGGATCGGGCGGGCGTACCAGGCCCGCACGTACGGCGAGCTCGACCAGGTCACCGTGGACATCCCGGCGCGGGTGATGCCGCCGGGCATGGTGGCCGGCGCGCCGCCCTACGGTCTGCTGCCGCCCCAGGTCCAGGGGACCAGCGGGCAGGCGATCGCGTCGCTGGTCTGCGGGATATGCGCTCCGATCACCGGGGGCCTGAGCTCGCTTCCGGCGGTGGTCCTCGGCCACATGGCCAGGAGCAGCATCCGGCGGACCGGGCAGCAGGGCGACGGGCTGGCCATCGCCGGGCTGATCCTGGGCTATCTGACCATCGCCGGGTTCGTGGGGTTGTTCGTGGTGTACGGGCTGCTGGTCACCGGACCGTGA
- a CDS encoding DNA-directed RNA polymerase subunit beta' — MLDVNFFDELRIGLATADDIRTWSHGEVKKPETINYRTLKPEKDGLFCEKIFGPTRDWECYCGKYKRVRFKGIICERCGVEVTRAKVRRERMGHIELAAPVTHIWYFKGVPSRLGYLLDLAPKDLEKVIYFAAYMITWVDDERRTRDLPSLEAQVSVERQQVEQRRDADVEGRQKKLEADLGELENEGAKADVRRKVREGAEREMKQLRDRAQREIDRLDEVWARFKNLKVQDLEGDELLYRELRDRFGTYFQGSMGAAALQKRLESFDLEQEAERLREIIRTGKGQKKTRALKRLKVVSAFLQTTNKPNGMVLDCVPVIPPDLRPMVQLDGGRFATSDLNDLYRRVINRNNRLKRLLDLGAPEIIVNNEKRMLQEAVDALFDNGRRGRPVTGPGNRPLKSLSDMLKGKQGRFRQNLLGKRVDYSARSVIVVGPQLKLHQCGLPKAMALELFKPFVMKRLVDLNHAQNIKSAKRMVERGRTVVYDVLEEVIAEHPVLLNRAPTLHRLGIQAFEPQLVEGKAIQIHPLVCTAFNADFDGDQMAVHLPLSAEAQAEARILMLSSNNILKPADGRPVTMPTQDMVLGLFFLTTDSEEREVTGEGRAFGATAEAIMAFDNRELSMQAQVDIRFPVGTVPPRGWLPPEPGEGEQPYQLGDSFRLRTTLGRALFNELLPEDYPFVDYAVGKKQLSEIVNDLAERYPKVIVAATLDNLKAAGFHWATRSGVTVSVTDIVVPEAKKAIIASYEAQDEKVQKQYERGLITKQERSDELINIWTKATNEVAAAMNANFPKTNPIFMMVDSGARGNMMQMRQIAGMRGLVSNAKNETIPRPIKASFREGLSVLEYFISTHGARKGLADTALRTADSGYLTRRLVDVSQDVIIREEDCGTERGLKLRIAERGQDGTLRKADDVETSVYARMLAEDVVVDGKVIAPANVDLGDVLIDQLVRHGVEEVKTRSILTCESAVGTCAYCYGRSLATGKLVDIGEAVGIIAAQSIGEPGTQLTMRTFHTGGVAGDDITQGLPRVVELFEARVPKGVAPISEAAGRVRIEETEKTKKLVVTPDDGSEELAYPISKRVKLQVGEGDHVEVGQKLTYGATNPHDVLRILGQRQVQIHLVAEVQKVYNSQGVSIHDKHIEIIIRQMLRRVTIIESGDAELLPGELVERGRFETENRRVVSEGGHPASGRPQLMGITKASLATESWLSAASFQETTRVLTDAAIHAKSDSLLGLKENVIIGKLIPAGTGLSRYRNIRVEPTEEAKAAMYSAVGYDDIDYSPFGTGSGQAVPLEDYDYGPYNG, encoded by the coding sequence CCATCAACTACCGCACCCTCAAGCCGGAAAAGGACGGGCTCTTCTGCGAGAAGATCTTCGGCCCCACCCGGGACTGGGAGTGCTACTGCGGCAAGTACAAGCGGGTTCGCTTCAAGGGCATCATCTGCGAGCGCTGCGGCGTCGAGGTCACTCGCGCCAAGGTGCGCCGTGAGCGGATGGGCCACATCGAGCTTGCCGCTCCCGTCACCCACATCTGGTACTTCAAGGGTGTCCCGTCCCGGCTGGGATACCTGCTCGACCTCGCCCCGAAGGACCTGGAGAAGGTCATCTACTTCGCGGCGTACATGATCACCTGGGTCGACGACGAGCGCCGCACCCGTGACCTGCCCTCCCTGGAGGCCCAGGTCTCGGTGGAGCGCCAGCAGGTCGAGCAGCGCAGGGACGCCGACGTCGAGGGCCGGCAGAAGAAGCTGGAAGCCGACCTCGGCGAGCTGGAGAACGAGGGCGCCAAGGCCGACGTCCGCCGCAAGGTCCGCGAGGGCGCCGAGCGCGAGATGAAGCAGCTGCGCGACCGTGCGCAGCGCGAGATCGACCGGCTCGACGAGGTGTGGGCCCGGTTCAAGAACCTCAAGGTCCAGGACCTGGAGGGCGACGAGCTGCTCTACCGTGAGCTGCGCGACCGCTTCGGCACGTACTTCCAGGGCTCGATGGGTGCCGCGGCGCTGCAGAAGCGCCTGGAGTCCTTCGACCTGGAGCAGGAGGCCGAGCGCCTCCGCGAGATCATCCGCACCGGCAAGGGCCAGAAGAAGACCCGGGCGCTCAAGCGCCTCAAGGTCGTCTCGGCGTTCCTGCAGACCACCAACAAGCCCAACGGCATGGTGCTGGACTGCGTCCCGGTGATCCCGCCGGACCTGCGTCCGATGGTGCAGCTGGACGGTGGCCGCTTCGCGACCTCCGACCTGAACGACCTGTACCGCCGCGTGATCAACCGCAACAACCGCCTGAAGCGGCTTCTCGACCTCGGCGCGCCCGAGATCATCGTCAACAACGAGAAGCGCATGCTCCAGGAGGCCGTGGACGCGCTCTTCGACAACGGCCGCCGCGGCCGCCCGGTCACCGGACCGGGCAACCGCCCGCTGAAGTCGCTGTCCGACATGCTCAAGGGCAAGCAGGGCCGCTTCCGGCAGAACCTGCTCGGCAAGCGCGTCGACTACTCCGCCCGTTCGGTGATCGTCGTCGGCCCGCAGCTCAAGCTGCACCAGTGCGGCCTGCCCAAGGCCATGGCGCTGGAGCTCTTCAAGCCGTTCGTGATGAAGCGCCTGGTGGACCTGAACCACGCGCAGAACATCAAGTCGGCCAAGCGCATGGTCGAGCGCGGCCGCACGGTCGTCTACGACGTGCTGGAAGAGGTCATCGCCGAGCACCCGGTGCTGCTGAACCGCGCACCGACCCTGCACCGCCTGGGCATCCAGGCCTTCGAGCCGCAGCTGGTCGAGGGCAAGGCCATCCAGATCCACCCGCTGGTCTGCACCGCCTTCAACGCGGACTTCGACGGCGACCAGATGGCCGTGCACCTGCCGCTGTCCGCGGAGGCGCAGGCCGAGGCCCGCATCCTGATGCTGTCCTCGAACAACATCCTCAAGCCGGCCGACGGCCGCCCGGTCACCATGCCGACCCAGGACATGGTGCTCGGACTGTTCTTCCTGACCACGGACTCCGAGGAGCGCGAGGTCACGGGTGAGGGCCGGGCGTTCGGCGCCACCGCCGAGGCGATCATGGCGTTCGACAACCGTGAGCTGTCGATGCAGGCACAGGTCGACATCCGCTTCCCGGTCGGCACCGTCCCGCCGCGCGGCTGGCTGCCGCCGGAGCCCGGTGAGGGCGAGCAGCCCTACCAGCTCGGCGACAGCTTCCGGCTGCGGACGACCCTGGGCCGCGCGCTCTTCAACGAGCTGCTGCCCGAGGACTACCCGTTCGTGGACTACGCGGTCGGCAAGAAGCAGCTCTCCGAGATCGTCAACGACCTCGCCGAGCGCTACCCCAAGGTGATCGTGGCGGCGACGCTCGACAACCTGAAGGCGGCGGGCTTCCACTGGGCGACGCGTTCCGGTGTCACCGTGTCGGTCACCGACATCGTGGTGCCGGAGGCGAAGAAGGCCATCATCGCGTCCTACGAGGCACAGGACGAGAAGGTCCAGAAGCAGTACGAGCGCGGCCTGATCACCAAGCAGGAGCGCTCGGACGAGCTGATCAACATCTGGACCAAGGCGACCAACGAGGTCGCCGCGGCGATGAACGCCAACTTCCCGAAGACCAACCCGATCTTCATGATGGTCGACTCGGGCGCCCGCGGAAACATGATGCAGATGCGTCAGATCGCGGGTATGCGCGGTCTGGTCTCGAACGCCAAGAACGAGACCATCCCGCGGCCCATCAAGGCGTCCTTCCGTGAGGGCCTGTCCGTGCTGGAGTACTTCATCTCCACCCACGGTGCCCGTAAGGGTCTGGCCGACACCGCGCTGCGTACCGCCGACTCGGGTTACCTGACCCGTCGTCTGGTGGACGTCTCGCAGGACGTGATCATCCGTGAGGAGGACTGCGGCACCGAGCGCGGTCTCAAGCTGCGGATCGCCGAGCGTGGCCAGGACGGCACGCTCCGCAAGGCGGACGACGTCGAGACCAGCGTGTACGCGCGGATGCTCGCCGAGGACGTCGTGGTGGACGGCAAGGTCATCGCGCCGGCCAACGTCGACCTGGGCGACGTGCTGATCGACCAGCTCGTGCGGCACGGTGTCGAGGAGGTCAAGACCCGCTCGATCCTCACCTGCGAGTCGGCCGTCGGTACCTGCGCGTACTGCTACGGGCGTTCGCTGGCCACCGGCAAGCTGGTGGACATCGGCGAGGCGGTCGGCATCATCGCCGCCCAGTCGATCGGTGAGCCCGGCACCCAGCTGACGATGCGTACCTTCCACACCGGTGGTGTGGCCGGTGACGACATCACGCAGGGTCTGCCGCGTGTGGTCGAGCTGTTCGAGGCCCGTGTCCCGAAGGGTGTCGCCCCGATCTCCGAGGCGGCCGGCCGGGTGCGGATCGAGGAGACCGAGAAGACCAAGAAGCTCGTCGTCACCCCCGACGACGGCTCCGAGGAGCTGGCCTACCCGATCTCCAAGCGCGTCAAGCTGCAGGTGGGCGAGGGCGACCACGTCGAGGTCGGCCAGAAGCTCACCTACGGTGCGACCAACCCGCACGACGTGCTGCGGATCCTGGGCCAGCGCCAGGTGCAGATCCACCTGGTCGCCGAGGTGCAGAAGGTCTACAACTCGCAGGGTGTGTCGATCCACGACAAGCACATCGAGATCATCATCCGGCAGATGCTGCGCCGGGTGACGATCATCGAGTCCGGCGACGCCGAGCTGCTGCCCGGCGAGCTGGTCGAGCGCGGCCGGTTCGAGACCGAGAACCGGCGGGTCGTCTCCGAGGGCGGTCACCCGGCCTCGGGTCGTCCGCAGCTGATGGGTATCACCAAGGCGTCGCTGGCCACCGAGTCGTGGCTGTCGGCGGCGTCCTTCCAGGAGACCACCCGGGTGCTGACCGACGCGGCGATCCACGCCAAGTCGGACTCGCTGCTGGGCCTGAAGGAGAACGTCATCATCGGCAAGCTCATCCCGGCCGGTACGGGCCTGTCCCGCTACCGCAACATCCGGGTGGAGCCGACCGAGGAGGCCAAGGCCGCGATGTACTCGGCCGTCGGCTACGACGACATCGACTACAGCCCGTTCGGCACCGGCTCCGGCCAGGCCGTCCCGCTGGAGGACTACGACTACGGCCCCTACAACGGCTGA